Part of the Xanthomonas sp. SI genome is shown below.
TGCGGTGAGCGCGGGATGTCGGTGTGCGGCAGGCCGGGCGACGGCGCTGCGCCGGATCAGAATTCGCGCAACTCGGTGCCCCTGGCGAGGGCGATCGGTGTAGTGCGCACTGCGGACAACGCCGCCGGCTTGATGGCAGGGCGAGACGCTGCGGCAGGATGCGCGCGGAGCGTGGGCGTGGTTGCCGCGTCGGACAGCTTGAACGCCGCGACCGCATCGGCCAGCTGCCCGGCCTGTTCCTCCATCGTGCGCGCCGCGGCGCTGGCTTCTTCCACCAAGGCGGCGTTCTGCTGGGTGGCCTCGTCCATCTGGGTCACGGTCTGGTTGACCTGCTCGATGCCGGACGACTGTTCCTGCGAGGCGGCGGAGATCTCGCCCATGATGTCGGTGACACGCTGCACCGAGGACACGATCTCGCTCATGGTCTGCCCGGCCTGGCGCACCAATGCCGAACCGTTGGCGACCTGGCCGACCGAGGCGTCGATCAGGCCCTTGATCTCCTTGGCGGCGGTGGCCGAACGCTGGGCGAGGGTGCGTACTTCACTGGCGACCACGGCGAAACCGCGGCCTTGTTCGCCGGCACGTGCCGCTTCCACCGCGGCGTTGAGCGCCAGGATGTTGGTCTGGAAGGCGATGCCGTCGATGACGCTGATGATGTCGGCGATCTTTTTCGAGGAGGTCTCGATGCCGCTCATCGTGCTCACCACCTGGCCGACCACGTCGCCGCCTTGCGAGGCGACGGACGCGGCACCGACCGCGAGCTGGTTGGCCTGCCGCGCATACTCGGCATTCTGCTTCACGGTGGAGGTCAGTTCTTCCATCGACGCGGCAGTCTCTTCCAGGCTGGCGGCCTGCTGCTCGGTGCGCCGCGACAGGTCGACGTTGCCGGCGGCGATCTCGCCGGCGGCGGTGTTGATCGCATCCGAGGCGCCCTGGATCTGGCGCACGATCGTCGCCAATTGGGTCGCGGTGGCGTTGGCGTCGTCGCGGATGCGGGCGAACACGCCATGCAGATCGCCGTCCATGCGCGCGGTGAGGTCGCCCTGCGACAGCGCCGACAGCAGCTGCGAAATGCGCGCCAGGCCGTCGGCGTTGTTGTCCAGCAGCGTGTTGAGCTGCTGCGCCAGCAGCAGGTAGAAACCCTGCTTGCCGTGCAGGCCGATGCGGCTGTCGAGGTCGCCAGCGGCGGCGGCCCGCACGATCTGGGTCACTTCCTCTTCCACCTGGATTTCGTCGGTGCGGTCGGCCCACTCCACGACGAAGCCCTGGCGCTCGGACGCGCTGCTGACGATCGGATTGATGATCAGGCGCATGGTGTGCCCACCCACCCGGATCTGCGCGGTGTGGGTCTGCTGCAGCGCCGCCAGCAGCTTGGCCTGGTGCTCGGGGCGCTTGTGGAAGATGTCGATGTTGCGTCCCAGCAGGGCATTCGCATCGAAGCCCGGAAGCTCGCGGCGCATGTTGTCCTGCGCCGCCGACAGCATCCGCGCCAGCGGCTTGTTGACGTAGACGATGTTGCGCTCGGCGTCGGCGATCATCACGTTGGCGGTGACGTTGTCCAGGGCGGTGCGGATGCGCAGGCTCTCGCGCTGGATCTCCGCGTCCTGTTCGCGGCTGCTCAGCAACTGCTCGCTGGCCACCACCAGGGTATGCGCGATCGAGCCTTCCGGCAGGGTCAGATCGCGGATCGAGGCCGGCAGCGGTTGCTGGCGGGCCATGGCGCGCGCCAGCAGCGCCAGGTCGCGCGGGTCGTGGCCGACGTCCAGCAATTGCTTGCGCATCTGCACCGCCATCGCCACCAGGATTCCGGCTTCGGCCACCACATAGCCGGCGTGGGTGGCCAGGATGCCGATCCCGGCGTCGGCCGCGAATGCCTGCAGCGGCACGCCGCGATGCTGCAGCCAGAAGAACAGCACGTGGTGGACGGCGATGGCGGCGGAGGCGACCACGATCGGCCGCCAGTCGCGGTAGTACAGCAGCAATGCGATCAGCACGATCACGCCGAAATGGACTTCGGCCATGCCGCCGGCCTGCTGGATCAGCACGGCGGCCAGCACCATCAGGCCCAGCGCCACGGTGCAGCGGCTCAGCAGCGTGCCGGGATAGAGCTTCACCTGCAGGGCGATGATCGCCAGGGTCGGCAGCGCCACCGCCAGCCACGGCGTCCATACGCCCTGGTGCCAGGCGGCGGCGAGGCTGACGATGCCGGTGAACGCGGCCACCACCAGGAACAGGCGGTCGGCCTCCGCAGCCAGTTTTTGCAGATAGACGTAGCGTTCGTTGCCTACGAGAAAGCTTCCCTGGGTGGTGGAGGCGCTCATGCGGATGGTTCCTTTGGGCATGCACAGTGGGTGAAAAGGATCAGCGGCGGCGCATTGCCGGCCGCGAGCAGGCGCGGCAGTAGCGACGCGGCGGCAATGGCGGTGCCGCAGCCCTCGATGCGCGAGGGGCCGGCGTAGAGCAGGCGGCCGTCGGCAGCGAGCACGATCAGCGGGTAGGGCAGCGCCGCGGGCGCCGGCCGGTCGCTCAGATCGATGTTGAGCAGGCCAGGCAGCGCAGGCGCGGGGCCGCGAGACGTGCAGCCGCATTCGGCCACGCGCAACTGGAACGCCACGGCCTGGCCACGCGGTGGCGCGGAGGATGCGAAGGCCAGCAATTGCCGATGGATGACGTCGGCGTCGGCGTCGGCGCCGGACGGCGGCTTGGCGAGGTACACCAGGCCGGCCGCCGACCACGCGGCCCAGACGGCGAGCAACAGCAGGCCGACCGGCAACGGCGCAAGCCGGCGCGGACGATTCGCCTCGGCGATGGTGGCATCGTGCATGGGCCTCCCGATGGGCGCTGCGCCGACAATCACCGGCTCTTCACGTTATCGACAGGAACGGGGCTGGCTTTAGGCGATTGCCGACTCGGATGCCGGAAGCAGGGAAGGGCGCTTGCGCTACGCCTTCGCCGCCGGCCCGCCTTCGTTCGGGTGGCGACGCAAACGGCATCGGCCGCGGAGACGCTCCGCGGCCGATGCGGGTCGGCTCATGGCATGGGCCAGGCGCCGTTGGACCAAGGGCGTTACGGCCCTGCCATCGCCGCGCTGCCGTGGCTGGCATACGCTGGCTGCGGCTTGCGTTCGGGTGCCGTGGTTGCCATAGCGGAGCGGGACCTCGGCGATGGCGTGGCATGGGACGCGTCGATCTTGAACAGGGCGACGGTCTCGGTGAGTTGTCCGGCCTGTTCTTCCATCGCGCGCGCCGCGGCGGCGGCTTCCTCGACCAGCGCGGCGTTCTGCTGCGTCGCCTCGTCCATCTGGTTGACGGTCTGGTTGACTTGCTCGATGCCGGCGTATTGCTGCTGCGAGGCGGCGGAGATCTCGCCCATGATGTCGGTGACGCGTTGCACCGAGGACACGATCTCGGTCATGGTCTCGCCGGCCTGGCGCACCAGTGCCGAGCCGTTGGCCACCTGGCCGACCGAGTCGTCGATCAGGCCCTTGATTTCCTTGGCGGCGGTGGCCGAGCGCTGGGCGAGGGTACGCACCTCGCTGGCGACCACCGCGAAACCGCGGCCCTGCTCGCCGGCGCGCGCCGCTTCCACCGCGGCGTTGAGCGCGAGGATGTTGGTCTGGAACGCGATGCCATCGATGACCGAGATGATGTCGGCGATCTTCTTGGAGGAGGTTTCGATGCCGCTCATCGTGGTCACCACCTGGCCGACCACGTCGCCACCCTGCGCGGCGACCGAGGCGGCGCCCACCGCCAGTAGGTTGGCCTGGCGCGCGTACTCGGCGTTCTGCTTGACCGTGGAGGTCAACTCTTCCATCGAGGCCGCGGTTTCCTCCAGGCTGGCCGCCTGCTGCTCGGTGCGGCGCGACAGGTCGTCGTTGCCGGCGGCGATTTCGCTGGAGGCGCTGTCGATGCTCGACGCGGCGCTCTGGATGCGGCCGACGATGCCGGCCAGCTGCTCGGAGGTGGCGTTGGCATCGTCGCGCATCCTGGCGAACACGCCGTTGAACTCGCCGTGCATGCGTGCGGTCAGGTCGCCGGCGGCGATGGCTTGCAGCATCGCGGACAGCGCCTCGAGGTTGCCGTCGGCGGTGGCCATCAGCCGGTTGAGGCTGTCGACCATGGCGCGGAAGTTGTACTGGAAGCGCTGCGCATCGCCACGCACGCTGAAGTCGCCGGCCGCGGCGGCGGAGGCGAGCTGATTGATCTCGCGGTTCATCGCGGTCAGGTTCTGCTTGACCGTGTCCATGGTCGCGGTCAGCGCGGCTTTTTCGCCGGGCAGGCGCTCCATGTCCTCGCTGAGGTCGCCGATCGCGTAACGGCCCATGATCTGCGCCAGGCGCAGGGTGACGGCGATATGCGACGCGGCCAGCGCGTTGCTGTCGCGGACCATGCGTCCGTAGTCGCCGGGGAAGGCGCTTTCGTCCATGCGATAGCCGATCTGCCCGGCGTCGTGGCGCTGCGCCATCTCGACCTGCGCAGCCAGCACGCGCTGCAGCTGCTGTTGCATCTGCTGCATGTTTGCGAGCAACTGACCGCTTTCGTCGCGGCTGGAGACCGCGATCGCGGTGTCCAGGCGGCCCTGCGCGATCTGCGCGGCGACGCTGGCGGCGTTGCGGACGTTGCGGGTCAGCACCGACAGGGTGTGGACGCACAAGGCGACGATGAGCAGCGTCAGCAGGCTCAGCCCGGCGATCGTCCACCACATCGCGCCGCGCGCATCGGCCAGATGCCGTGCCGACTGCCGCTGCAGGGCCTGCAACGACGTCGCGCTCAGCGCTTGCAGCGCATGGCCCCATGTGTCGAGCGCGCGGTTCCAGCGGCGATCGGCGTCGGGCGCGCCGCTGTCCAGTGCGGCGGACAATTGCTGCAAGGCCTCGTCGGCGCGGCCCGCTTCGGTCGCCACGGCCGCGGCCAGCGATGGATCCGGTTGCTCGAGCAGGCCGACCGCCTTTTCCAGTTCGTTGCGCAGCCGCGCATGGTCGCGCGCGATCTGCGCGATCTGTTCGCGCAGCACTGGCGCATCCGCACCGGCCTGCGACGGATCCGCTGCCGCATCCAGGCGGGTCAGCGCTTCGCTGGTATCGGGGCCGTAGATCAGGCTGGCCACCACCAGGTGGTAACTCTCCACATACGGGGTATAGACCAGCTGGCTGTCGTCGCGCAGCGCATCCAGCGCGGCGGCGGCCTGTTCGGCGACCGCGCGGCTGTCGCCGCGCCCGTTCGCCAGCGCCTTGCGCAAGCCAGCCAAGGCCTTGTCGCTACGTTCGAAGCCGGGCAGCGCTGGAACGGTGCGCTGCAGATCGGCCAGGGACCGGTCCGCCGCGCGCGCCGCATCGGCAGCGGCGGCGCCGGTTTCGACGCGTTCGGCCTGCAGCGCCCCCAGCAGCGACAGCATCTCGCGCAGCGGCGCATAGCTGCGCAGTTCGTTGCGGCTGATGCCGACGCTTTCGTCGAGTTTGTCGCTGTAGAGCAGGACCGGGATCACCAGCCCGAGCAGGACCAGGATGCCGATGATGCTGAGCTTCCTGGCGATGGCGAGATCGTGCCAAACGCGCAGCGGTCGGCGCGATCCGGAAGGGGGAAGGGGATGGCCGGCGTCGGCCTGGGTGGACAGCGTCATGAAAAGTCTCTGAGCGTCATCGGGGGTGACAGATCAGACGGTCCGCGACCGCAATCGTCTGGCATGCGCTGCCGGCCGTTGCAGGACGGCCGCCAATGGCAGCGGTACAGACAGTGTGCAGCGCGATTTGGGAGACCTCATGGCGATGGCTGTCTGCGGATACGTTTGGAAGTGGATGCTTTAGCGGCGCACCGGCCGGATTGTTGAAGCGACGCCAGCATCCGGGTCAGGTGGCGTTACCTTTGTCGCTTTGCCGTGACGATTTGATTGCAGCGGATTTGCCGTATTGCTGCGCATGTGTCGATGTGCTGGCCGTCGCAAGCTGCACTGCGCTCCAGGCGGCGCCGTCGCCGCTGGCGATGCGCCGTGCGATCGGGGCAGGTTGCGCCGGTCGCGGAGACAATGTGTAGCGCATGCATGTCTTGCAGGCGACCAGGGTCTTTCCGGCTTTCCGCAAGCGCCATCGCCATGCCGGATGCGGCATGGCGATGGCTGTGCTGCTTAGAACTCGTGCCAGCTGGTATCGCTGCCGCCACCGCTCGCCACGCGCTTGGGCGCGCTGCGCACGGCGCGCGTCGCCGCCGCCACCTTTGCCTTGACCACCGCGGTCACGGCCGGTGCGCCGATCGCCTGGTGCCGGCTCGCCGGTGCCGTCGTTGCGGGAGCATCGTCGATCTTGAACACCGCGACGGTTTCGGTGAGCTCGCGCGCCTGCTCTTCCATCGAGCGCGCCGCGGCCGTGGCTTCTTCCACCAGCGCCGCATTCTGCTGGGTGGCCTCGTCCATCTGGGTCACGGTCTGGTTGACCTGCTCGATGCCAGCGTACTGCTCCTGCGAGGCGGCGGAGATCTCGCCCATGATGTCGGTGACGCGCTGCACCGAGGACACGATCTCGGTCATGGTCTGGCCGGCCTGGCGCACCAGTGCCGAGCCGTTGGACACCTGGCTGACCGAGTCGTCGATCAGGCTCTTGATCTCCTTGGCGGCGTTGGCCGAACGCTGGGCGAGGGTACGCACCTCGCTGGCAACGACGGCGAAGCCGCGGCCCTGTTCGCCGGCACGCGCTGCTTCCACCGCGGCATTCAAGGCCAGGATGTTGGTCTGGAAGGCGATGCCGTCGATGACGCTGATGATGTCGGCGATCTTCTTCGACGAGGTCTCGATGCCGCTCATCGTGGTGACGACCTGGCCGACCACATCGCCGCCCTGCGAGGCGACCGCGGCGGCACCGACCGCGAGCTGGTTGGCCTGGCGCGCGTGCTCGGCGTTCTGCTTGACCGTGGAAGTCAGTTCTTCCATCGAGGCGGCGGTTTCTTCCAGGCTGGCGGCCTGCTGCTCGGTGCGGCGCGACAGGTCGTCGTTGCCGGTGGCGATCTCGCTGGAGGCGCTGTTGATGCTCAACGCGGCGGTCTGGATGCGGCCGACGATGGCGGCCAACTGCTCGGAGGTGGCGTTGGCGTCGTCGCGCATCTGCGCGAACACACCCTGGAATTCGCCGTGCATGCGTGCGGTGAGGTCGCCTGCGGCGATCGACTGCAGCAGCGCGGACAAGGACTGCAGGTTGCCGTCGGCGGTGGCCATCAGCTGGTTGAGGTTGTCGACCATGGCACGGAAGTCGTACTGGAAGCTGTCGGCGTCGCCGCGCACGCTGAAGTCGCCCGCCGCCGCGGCCGTGGCCAGCTGGCTGATCTCGCGATTCATCGCGGTCAGGTTCTGCTTGACCTTGTCCATGGTCTCGGTCAGCACGGCCTTTTCGCCCGGCAGGCGATCCATGTCGTCGCTGAAGTCGCCGATCGCATAGCGGCCCATGATCTGCGCCAGGCGCAGCTTCACCGCGATATGCGATCCCGCCAGTTCGTTGCTGTCGTGCACCATGCGGCCGTATTGCCCCGGGAACGCCTTGGCGTCCATGCGGTAGCTGATCTGGCCGGCATCATGGCGCTGCGCCATCTCGGTCTGCGCGGCCAGGACCGACTGCAGCTGCGTCTGCATCTTGTTCATGCTGATCAGCAGACGGCCGGTTTCGTCGCGCGAGCGGGTGTCGATGGCATTGTCGAGATTGCCCGAGGCGATGGCGTCGGCGACCGTGATCGCTTGCCCCATCCGCTTGACCAACTGGCGGCGGATCAGCAGGCCCATGCCCACGGCGACCAGCACTGCGATCAGGCTGCCGATCAGCACCGACCATTTGCCGCGGGTGCGCACCGCTTCCAGCTCGGCGCTGCGCGTGACCAGCAGGCTGCTCTCTTCGTTGGCGAAATCGCTCAGCAGCTGACGGATCTTGCCCATCGACACGCGGTCGCGTCCCTCGCGGAACACGGCCAGGGACTGTTCGGCACCGTTGTCCCCTTCGCGTATGCCGATGGTGTCTTTTTCCACGGCCAGGAATTGCTGGTATGCCTTGTCCACCTCGGCCAGGCGCGCCTGTTGCTTGGGATTGTCCACGGTCAGCTGCTTGGCGTCGACATAGCCCTTTTCGAACGCGGCCCGGCCCTTCTCGAAGGGCTGCAGATGCTGCTTGTCGCCCGACAGCAGGTAGCCGCGGGTGCCGGTCTCGATATTGAGTGCGTTCTCCTGCATTTCTTGCCCGGTCGCCAACACCTTGAACGTGTGCTCGTTGATCGCCATGGCGCTGTTCAATTTGGACTGGCTGCTCAGGCTGATGCCGCCGACGACGAGCATGACCAGCACCACGGCGCCGAAGCCGATGGCGAGCTGAGTGGAGATGGATGGATTCTTGGAAGTCATGTGGCTCTACCGGGTCAGGTGAACGAGTGATCGAACGAAGGTATGTGCCCGGCAGGGGAGAGTGAGCGGTCTGCATGGTGCCGGAGCTCAGCAGACGTGACGCGGGTGCAGGAGAGGCTGTTAGCGCTGTTCGTCTGGCCCACAGACGTGGAGGTCCGCCTGTCGGACGGCGGCAGTCCCTAGCAGGAAAGGGCGAAAACTTTAGTAGTATTTTTTAGACAAATTCTCATATTGAGACTTTTAACGGCATTTGCCGGACGGACTTTAGGGTGCCATCGGAAAAATGTTCGGCTCAGGATGCTCATCCCAGAAACTTGAGGGCTGGATCAGGGTCCTTTTTGCCCACATGAGAATCATTCCCATGCTTCGCGCCGCCGCGGCTGCCGCCGTGCGATGCCTTTGACGATCCGGGGCATCTCTACCTGGCCCGTCGATCACTGCGATGAAACGTCGCTTTGTTCGAGACTGCCGCCGCGCATGGCGAACGTTCGTGCCGCGGACATGAAAAGCCCGAACCTGCGATTCGGGCTTGCCGATCATCACGCAGTGCCGGTGCGACAGAACGCCTGCCGACCGGCCTGGACTGCAGCCGCCATGCGTCAGCGGCATGGCGGCTGAGGCCTCAGAATTCCTGCCAACTGGCGTCGCCGCCACCGCCTGCCGCGCGCTTGGGCGCATTGCGCACCGCACGCGTCGCCGCTGCGACCTGCGCCTTGACCACGGCGGCCACCTCCGGCGCGCTGACCGCGGGACGGCGGCGCGCTGCCGCGGGAACCTCGTCGATCTTGAACACGGCCACCGCTTCGCTGAGCTGCCCCGCCTGTTCCTCCATCGAGCGCGCGGCGGCCGTGGCTTCCTCCACCAGCGCGGCGTTCTGCTGGGTGGTCTCGTCCATCTGAGTCACGGTCTGGTTGACCTGCTCGATGCCGGCGTACTGCTCCTGCGAGGCGGCGGAGATCTCGCCCATGATGTCGGTGACGCGTTTCACCGAGGACACGATCTCCTGCATGGTCTTGCCGGCCTGGTCGACCAGGGCCGAGCCTTCGCTGACGCGGGTCACCGATTCGTCGATCAGGCCCTTGATCTCCTTGGCCGCGCCGGCCGAACGCTGGGCCAGCGTCCGTACCTCGCTGGCGACCACCGCGAAGCCGCGACCCTGTTCGCCGGCGCGCGCCGCCTCCACCGCGGCATTCAACGCCAGGATGTTGGTCTGGAACGCGATGCCGTCGATGACCGAGATGATGTCGGCGATCTTCTTGGACGAGGCTTCGATGCCGCTCATCGTGGTGACGACCTGGCCGACCACATCGCCGCCCTGGGTGGCGACGCCAGCCGCACCGACTGCGAGCTGGTTGGCCTGACGTGCATGCTCGGCGTTCTGCTTCACGGTGGAGGTCAGTTCCTCCATCGAGGCGGCAGTTTCTTCCAGGCTGGCGGCCTGTTGCTCGGTGCGGCGCGACAGGTCGTCGTTGCCGGCAGCGATCTCGGTGGCCGCGGCATTGATGCTGACCGCCGCGGTCTGGATCCGGCCGACGATGCCGGTCAACTGGTCGGCGGTGGCATTGGCGTCGTCGCGCATGCGCGCGAACACGCCATGGAACTCGCCGTGCATGCGCGCGGTCAGGTCGCCGGCGGCGATGGACTGCAGCAGCGCGGAGAGCTTGCCGAGGTTGCGGTCACTGACCTCCATCATCGCGTTGAGGCCTTGCACCATCGCCTGGAAGTCGTGCTGGAAGTGCTCTGCATCGCCACGCGCATTGAAGTCGCCGGCCGCGGCCGCGGCGGCCAGGCGCTTGATCTCGGTGTTGATCGCCAACAGGCTGGCCTTGGCCGCGTCCATCGATTCGTGCAGTACCGCGCGGCTGCCGGGCAGGCGCCGGGCGTCGCGGCGCAGGTCGCCGTTGGCGTATTCGTTGAGCACCGCGATGGCATCGACGATGGCGTCCAGGTGCTCGAACATCATGGTGTTGATGCCCTTGCTGAGGTCGCCGTATACGCCGGGGAAGTCCAGCGGCATGCGATGGGTCATGTCCTTGTCGGCATGCAGCTCGATCATCTGCGAAGTTTCGCTGGAAAAGCGCTGCAGCTGCGTCTGCATCCTGTCCATCGCGTTGAGCAGGCGGCCGGGTTCGTCGCGCGCATCGGTGCCCACATCGTTGTCCAGGCGGCCAT
Proteins encoded:
- a CDS encoding methyl-accepting chemotaxis protein yields the protein MSASTTQGSFLVGNERYVYLQKLAAEADRLFLVVAAFTGIVSLAAAWHQGVWTPWLAVALPTLAIIALQVKLYPGTLLSRCTVALGLMVLAAVLIQQAGGMAEVHFGVIVLIALLLYYRDWRPIVVASAAIAVHHVLFFWLQHRGVPLQAFAADAGIGILATHAGYVVAEAGILVAMAVQMRKQLLDVGHDPRDLALLARAMARQQPLPASIRDLTLPEGSIAHTLVVASEQLLSSREQDAEIQRESLRIRTALDNVTANVMIADAERNIVYVNKPLARMLSAAQDNMRRELPGFDANALLGRNIDIFHKRPEHQAKLLAALQQTHTAQIRVGGHTMRLIINPIVSSASERQGFVVEWADRTDEIQVEEEVTQIVRAAAAGDLDSRIGLHGKQGFYLLLAQQLNTLLDNNADGLARISQLLSALSQGDLTARMDGDLHGVFARIRDDANATATQLATIVRQIQGASDAINTAAGEIAAGNVDLSRRTEQQAASLEETAASMEELTSTVKQNAEYARQANQLAVGAASVASQGGDVVGQVVSTMSGIETSSKKIADIISVIDGIAFQTNILALNAAVEAARAGEQGRGFAVVASEVRTLAQRSATAAKEIKGLIDASVGQVANGSALVRQAGQTMSEIVSSVQRVTDIMGEISAASQEQSSGIEQVNQTVTQMDEATQQNAALVEEASAAARTMEEQAGQLADAVAAFKLSDAATTPTLRAHPAAASRPAIKPAALSAVRTTPIALARGTELREF
- a CDS encoding methyl-accepting chemotaxis protein translates to MTLSTQADAGHPLPPSGSRRPLRVWHDLAIARKLSIIGILVLLGLVIPVLLYSDKLDESVGISRNELRSYAPLREMLSLLGALQAERVETGAAAADAARAADRSLADLQRTVPALPGFERSDKALAGLRKALANGRGDSRAVAEQAAAALDALRDDSQLVYTPYVESYHLVVASLIYGPDTSEALTRLDAAADPSQAGADAPVLREQIAQIARDHARLRNELEKAVGLLEQPDPSLAAAVATEAGRADEALQQLSAALDSGAPDADRRWNRALDTWGHALQALSATSLQALQRQSARHLADARGAMWWTIAGLSLLTLLIVALCVHTLSVLTRNVRNAASVAAQIAQGRLDTAIAVSSRDESGQLLANMQQMQQQLQRVLAAQVEMAQRHDAGQIGYRMDESAFPGDYGRMVRDSNALAASHIAVTLRLAQIMGRYAIGDLSEDMERLPGEKAALTATMDTVKQNLTAMNREINQLASAAAAGDFSVRGDAQRFQYNFRAMVDSLNRLMATADGNLEALSAMLQAIAAGDLTARMHGEFNGVFARMRDDANATSEQLAGIVGRIQSAASSIDSASSEIAAGNDDLSRRTEQQAASLEETAASMEELTSTVKQNAEYARQANLLAVGAASVAAQGGDVVGQVVTTMSGIETSSKKIADIISVIDGIAFQTNILALNAAVEAARAGEQGRGFAVVASEVRTLAQRSATAAKEIKGLIDDSVGQVANGSALVRQAGETMTEIVSSVQRVTDIMGEISAASQQQYAGIEQVNQTVNQMDEATQQNAALVEEAAAAARAMEEQAGQLTETVALFKIDASHATPSPRSRSAMATTAPERKPQPAYASHGSAAMAGP
- a CDS encoding methyl-accepting chemotaxis protein, giving the protein MTSKNPSISTQLAIGFGAVVLVMLVVGGISLSSQSKLNSAMAINEHTFKVLATGQEMQENALNIETGTRGYLLSGDKQHLQPFEKGRAAFEKGYVDAKQLTVDNPKQQARLAEVDKAYQQFLAVEKDTIGIREGDNGAEQSLAVFREGRDRVSMGKIRQLLSDFANEESSLLVTRSAELEAVRTRGKWSVLIGSLIAVLVAVGMGLLIRRQLVKRMGQAITVADAIASGNLDNAIDTRSRDETGRLLISMNKMQTQLQSVLAAQTEMAQRHDAGQISYRMDAKAFPGQYGRMVHDSNELAGSHIAVKLRLAQIMGRYAIGDFSDDMDRLPGEKAVLTETMDKVKQNLTAMNREISQLATAAAAGDFSVRGDADSFQYDFRAMVDNLNQLMATADGNLQSLSALLQSIAAGDLTARMHGEFQGVFAQMRDDANATSEQLAAIVGRIQTAALSINSASSEIATGNDDLSRRTEQQAASLEETAASMEELTSTVKQNAEHARQANQLAVGAAAVASQGGDVVGQVVTTMSGIETSSKKIADIISVIDGIAFQTNILALNAAVEAARAGEQGRGFAVVASEVRTLAQRSANAAKEIKSLIDDSVSQVSNGSALVRQAGQTMTEIVSSVQRVTDIMGEISAASQEQYAGIEQVNQTVTQMDEATQQNAALVEEATAAARSMEEQARELTETVAVFKIDDAPATTAPASRHQAIGAPAVTAVVKAKVAAATRAVRSAPKRVASGGGSDTSWHEF
- a CDS encoding methyl-accepting chemotaxis protein; this translates as MNSFLQRYNVGHRLGGAFGLLILLSCLLVAAGLMSMSRANHELDNIVKVNVEKARIGNGMLDANTNILVALGTLSMITSEELNQQALAEIKKQRQRYTDLRKQLDAFPPSEKGKALRAEIDAARATARTMNDEVIALATAGRNADAQTALSERSRPATLAWIAKIRENVDLQDQQLQAAYVQATQAMANGRNMLIAGGVAVLIVSSLLAWAITRSLTQPLNRATRAAEAIANGRLDNDVGTDARDEPGRLLNAMDRMQTQLQRFSSETSQMIELHADKDMTHRMPLDFPGVYGDLSKGINTMMFEHLDAIVDAIAVLNEYANGDLRRDARRLPGSRAVLHESMDAAKASLLAINTEIKRLAAAAAAGDFNARGDAEHFQHDFQAMVQGLNAMMEVSDRNLGKLSALLQSIAAGDLTARMHGEFHGVFARMRDDANATADQLTGIVGRIQTAAVSINAAATEIAAGNDDLSRRTEQQAASLEETAASMEELTSTVKQNAEHARQANQLAVGAAGVATQGGDVVGQVVTTMSGIEASSKKIADIISVIDGIAFQTNILALNAAVEAARAGEQGRGFAVVASEVRTLAQRSAGAAKEIKGLIDESVTRVSEGSALVDQAGKTMQEIVSSVKRVTDIMGEISAASQEQYAGIEQVNQTVTQMDETTQQNAALVEEATAAARSMEEQAGQLSEAVAVFKIDEVPAAARRRPAVSAPEVAAVVKAQVAAATRAVRNAPKRAAGGGGDASWQEF